The Pseudofrankia sp. DC12 region TATCCCGCGGCGGGCGCCGGCCCGGCCCGGCAATGCCGACGGACCGGCCGCAGCTCCGGCGGCAGGGCTTGGTCGCCGTTTTGGCCCTCCAGCGGATCCTGCTGGCCAATTACACGCAGCTACGACTCGGCCGGGACTGGCCGCCGATCAGGAGGCGAGCGGTCGCTTTGGCGTCCGTTATGCGGCGTATGTCTGGGCGCCTCTTCTAGATCACCGAGGCTCTCCCGAATTAGCCAGCAGGATCCCAGCGGCCGTCAGCCGGGCCCGGCTACGGCCATCAGAAATCAGAGGGCCGAAACAACGATCAACGCCCGGGCGGCCCGGCCCTGGGACAGGGCGCCCGACGGATTTGTACCAGGTTCACCATCAGCCCGACGAAGGGGAGCGGCCATGACATTCCGGGCGACGGTGCGGGGCACCGGGTACGTCTTTCCCGACCTCGCGACCCTGCTGGCGAAGGCGAACGAGGAGAAGTCCGGCGACCAGCTCGCCGGGCTCGCGGCGAGCACCGCCACCGAGCGGGTCGCGGCGAAGCTCGCGCTCGCGGACGTCCGGCTGGCCGACATTCTCGCCACTCCCCTGCTCGACGACGCCGTCACCGAGCTGATCGCGGCGTCGCACGACGCCGCGACCTTCACGCACTCGGGGCTCGCGAGCCTCACGGTCGGAGAGTTCCGGGAACTGATCCTCTCCCCCGGCTTCCCCGCGCTCTGGGCCGAGCGCGGGCTGGCGAACGCGATCACCCCGGAGCTGGCCGCGGCCGTCGCGAAGGTGATGAGCGACAAGGATCTGATCACCGGCGCGAGACCGCTGCGGACCGTCACACGGTGCCGCAACACCATGGGCGGGGCCGGTGTGCTGGGCGTCCGGGTCCAGCCGAACCACCCCACCGACGACGTGGAGGGCATTCTTCTCTCCGCCCTCGACGGAATCCTCTATGGCTGCGGCGACGCGGTTCTCGGGGTCAACCCGGTCACCGAGTCCGTCGCGGGAATCGGCGCCGTGCTACACGGTCTGCAGGGGCTCATTCGCCGGTTCTCGCTGCCGACCCAGACCTGCGTGCTCGCGCACATTACGACCCAGCTCGCAGCCCTCGCGGCCGGCGCACCCGTCGACCTGCTGTTCCAGTCGATCGCCGGGACCGAGGCGGCGAACAGGTCGTTCGGAATCAGCCTGGAGATGCTCGCCGAGGGCCGCGCGGCGGTCCTCGCGCATCACCGGGCCCGGCCGGGTGAGTTCATCGGCGAGAACGTCATGTACTTCGAGACCGGCCAGGGCTCGGCGTTGTCGGCGGACGCGCACGGCGGCCTCGACCAGCTGACCGTCGAGGCCCGCGCGCACGGTGTCGCCCGGGTCTACGAGCCGTTCCTGGTGAACTCGGTGGTCGGCTTCATCGGACCGGAGTACCTGGCGGACGCGCGCCAGATCACCCGGGCCGGCCTGGAGGACCATTTCGTCGGCAAGCTGCTCGGCCTGCCGATGGGCATCGACGTCTGCTACACCAACCACGTCGACGCCGACCAGAACACCAACGACGACCTGCTGGTGCTGCTCGTGGCCGCCGGCTGCAACTTCGTCATGGGTGTTCCGGGAGCGGACGACGTCATGCTCAGCTACCAGTCGACCAGCTACCACGACGCCTCGGGAATGCGTGACCTGTTCGGTCTCTCGCCCACCCCCGAGTACGGCGCCTGGCTGGAGGAACGCGGGCTGATGCGCGCGGGCCGGCTCGACGAGCCCGACCCCGACGTCGCCGCCGGGCTCCTCGCCGGCCTCGACGCGGCGGTCGCGGCCGTGCCCTCGTCCGCCCGCGCCGCGCTGACGAGCAGCCAGTGACCGGCCCGGAGGCCGTCAGCGAGACGGCACCGACGGAGGAGGCCGGCGCGCCAACGGTCTCCTCTGGTTCCACCGGCGACCTGGCTGTCAGCCCGGCAAGGACCGCGCTGGAGCAACGGGTCCGGGCCGTCACTCCCGCGCGGCTGTTCCTCGGCCGGTCGGGCACGTCCTACCGCACGTCCGACCAGCTCGCGCTGCGCGCGGACCACGCGGCGGCCCAGGACGCCGTCCACGCCGCCCTCGACCTGGACACCGGCCCGCTGGCGCCGTTGGTCGACAGTCTCGGCCTGTTCACCGTCGACTCGGCCGCCGGCGATCGCGCCACCTACCTGC contains the following coding sequences:
- a CDS encoding ethanolamine ammonia-lyase subunit EutB; this encodes MTFRATVRGTGYVFPDLATLLAKANEEKSGDQLAGLAASTATERVAAKLALADVRLADILATPLLDDAVTELIAASHDAATFTHSGLASLTVGEFRELILSPGFPALWAERGLANAITPELAAAVAKVMSDKDLITGARPLRTVTRCRNTMGGAGVLGVRVQPNHPTDDVEGILLSALDGILYGCGDAVLGVNPVTESVAGIGAVLHGLQGLIRRFSLPTQTCVLAHITTQLAALAAGAPVDLLFQSIAGTEAANRSFGISLEMLAEGRAAVLAHHRARPGEFIGENVMYFETGQGSALSADAHGGLDQLTVEARAHGVARVYEPFLVNSVVGFIGPEYLADARQITRAGLEDHFVGKLLGLPMGIDVCYTNHVDADQNTNDDLLVLLVAAGCNFVMGVPGADDVMLSYQSTSYHDASGMRDLFGLSPTPEYGAWLEERGLMRAGRLDEPDPDVAAGLLAGLDAAVAAVPSSARAALTSSQ